TGATGCCCGCGCGGTCGAATTCGGCGTGGATATAGCCCAGCAGCGCCTCGCAGGTCGGCACCCCTTTGGGCGAGGGCGAGACGACGATGGCATTACCGCATTTGAGCGCGTTGATGATGTTGTTGGCGGGCGTTGCCCCGGGATTGGTCGACGGCACCACGGCGCCGATCACCCCGATGGGCCGCGCGATTTCTGTGATGCCGGTGGCGGGGTCGTCCTTGATCACGCCGAAGGTCTTGGCGTGGGCGATATCGCGCAGCAGGCCAAGGGTCTTACGGTGGTTCTTGGTGATCTTGTCGGGCACGTTGCCAAGGCCCGTCGTCTCGACAGCCAACTCGGCCAGATGGCGGTTGCGCCCGGGCTCCATGATCGCCCAGCCGGCAGCGAGTGCCGCCCGGTCGTAGAGCTCTTGCGAGCCGCCCGCTTCGAAACGGGCCTGCGCCGCGCGCGCGCGGGCGACGATGGCATCGACTTCGGCAAGATCATCTACAGCGTTCATGGGGAAAATCCTTGCGAGGATGCGGCGGGGCACGACCTGCGCGCCCCGCCTTGCAGTGTTACAGCCCGGCGAGCAGCTCTTTAAGCGTCTCTTCGCGCGCCGCCCACATCTCGAGCACCTCGTCACGGGTCATGACGTGCATCGGCGAGCCACCGGCCTTCATCTTGCCCTGGACACGGCCATTCTCGAACATCGTGGGCACGGTTGCGGCCAGCTTGTCGATGATGCCCTGCGGTGTGCCCTTGGGCACCATCACACCGCGGAAGTTCACCGACGAATTGTCCACATCGAGGCCCGCTTCCATCATCGTCGGCACGTCGGGCAGGAACTCGTTGCGCTCCAGATCGGCAACGGCGAGGATTTTGACATTGCCCGCCTCCCGCGCGCGGAAGGCGTCGGACAGGTTGTTGATGCCTGCCATCACGTCACCCGCGATCACGGCCTTCATCGCCGCAGCACCGCCGCCTTGGGTCGGGATATAGGCCATCTTCATGTCGCCCGCCTTTTCCATCTGTAGCGCCGCGATGTGGTGGCCCACGAAAAGCCCCGCGCCGGAGGTCGTCAGCTTGCCGGGATTGGCCTTGGCGAAATCGACCACGTCCTGCAGCGTGTTGAACTCGCTGTCAGCACCCACGACCAGCACCGCCGGATCCGCGCCCCAGTTGGCAATCGGCTCGAAGCTGTCGCGTGAATACTCCACCCCGCCCTTGATCGACTGGGCGATGAAGTGGGGGATGTTGTAGGCGCCCAGCGTGTAGCCATCGGCCTCTGCCTGTCCGGCGAGCCAGTTCCAGCCCACGCGGCCGCCCGCGCCGGGCTTGTTGATGATCGCGATGGGCATACCGAGCGCGTCCTCGTTGCCAGCGGTCATTGTGACGATGCGCGCCTGAAAGTCGGTGGCCCCGCCCGCGCCGTAGCTGACCATCATCATGATGGGCCGCTCCGGGTAGTTGGCATGGCCGTCGGCGCTTGCCGTGGCTGTCATCGAGGCCAGCGCGATGGCCGCCCCTGCAAATAGTGATTTCATCATTGGTAGTTCCTCCCTGGGAAAGTGAGTTCTGCCGCTGTTGCGGTTCAGAAGAAGACCTCTCGCGGTGTGTACACGGTCAGAAGTTTTGCGAAGAGGCCGTACATGACGGCCATGAAGACCGCCGTGATGGCGATGCGCTTGAGCCAGGATTTCAGCGCCGTGTGCGGGGCCGGATCGTAGAGGCTCAAGAGAATGAAGAAGGCGATGGTTGTGGCGGTGTAGAAGCCAAAGCCCTTGGCGGCCCAGAAGATGTAGACCAGCGCCACAACCAGCCCCGGCAACAGGTTCATGAACTGCCGCCCGGAGATGCCGCTGCCGACCTTGGTCCAGCCCAGACAGGCCTTCCCGAAGGTCCAGAAGGCCAGCACCGCGAAGACGCTGGAGATCAGCCGCGGGAACAGAAACGCCTCCGACGGCTGCTGCGTGTAGCTGATATAGGCGACCCAGATGCCCACCAGCGCCACGATGCCGGAGCCGATGATGTGCTGAAGACGCGGGAGAGACGGCGCGCTCATGCCATGATCTCCTCTTTGGAGGTGTAGCGGCGCGTGCGCAGCTCCATGTAGCCCGAATAGAGCACCGACGCGACCACCACGGCGATCAGGAAGATGTTGAGCGGACCGCCCAGGAAATACGGCGCAAGCCCGTCAGTCGCATTGGCGATCATGCTGCCTTGGATGAAATTCGCCTCTGCAATGGGGCCAAGGATCAGCCCCAGCACCAGGGGTGCGGCGGAGAAGCCGAAGCGTTCGAGGAAATACATCATCACGCCCAAGGCCGCCATGACATAGACATCGCCCATCGAGCTTTGCACCGAGTAGCTGCCGAAGACCGCAAGGCCGAGCACCACCGCGGCCATGACGCTTTGCGGCACCTGCGCGACCTTGGCCGCCAGCCCCGCCACGTAAAGCCCGAAGAGGCACATCAGCACCTGCCCGATCAGCATCGAGTTTATGAAGGTCCAGGCGACATCCGGGTGGTTGTCGAACAGGTCCGTGCCCGGGAAGATGCCGTGGATCAGCAAGCCGCCCAGCAGCACGGCGGCGGTGGGCGAGCCGGGGATTGAGAGCGTCAGCAGCGGCACCAGCGAGGGGCCGACCATGGCATTGTTGGCGCTCTCGGCCGCGATCACACCCTCCGGGTGGCCGGTGCCGAACTTGTCGCGATCAGGGCTGAACTTCTTGGACTGATCATAGGCCACCAGCCCCGCGATCTGCCCGCCCACACCGGGGATCAGCCCGATGATCGAGCCTGCCGCCGTGCCGATCCCCAGGGCGCGCTTGTTGCGGGCCAGCTCGCGGATTGCGCCGGATACGGGGTGCTTTTGCACCTTGATGACCTCTGCCCCGTCATTGTGACGTCCCTTGGCGAACATGGTGATGACCTGCGGGATCGCGAACAACCCGATCAGGGCCGCGATGATGTTGATGCCGCCGCCGAGCGCCGGATGGAAGATGAAGCGCTGCGCGCCCATGATGTCGTCGAAGCCGATCGTGGCCAGCCACAGCCCGATGCAGCCAGACAGCAGACCCTTTACCACCGACTTGCTGTCGAGCGAGCCGATGACCGTGACCCCCAGAATGGCCAGCCAGAACAGGTGCGACGGGCCGAAGGCCAGCGCCCATTGGGCCAGAACGGGCGTCAGGAAGATCAAGAGCAGCACGCCGAACACACCGCCCACGGCAGAGGCGAGGAAGCTGATCTGCAGCGCCTTCGCGCCCTCGCCCTTTTGCGCCATCGTATGACCGTCGAGCGTGGTTGCGATGTTCGCGGGCGCGCCCGGGATCTTCAGCAAGATCGCCGACACCGCACCGCCCGCCACGGTGGAGGTATAGGCCGCGCCCAGCAGGATCAGGCCCTGCGCGGCTTCCAATTGGAAGGTGAACGGGATCAGCAGCGCCACCGCCATCGTCGGGGACAGTCCCGGGGTCGCCCCCAGGATCAATCCGCCGATGGTCCCGAGCAAGAGCAGCCCGAAATTGATCGGGGTGAACACGTCGCCCATGTAGAACAGGAATTCCATCGCTGCCTCCCTGCAACGCTGCTTGACCCATGACGCTACGGTATGAAAATAGTTTTGCAAATGTTTTCATAAATTCACCTGCGGGGCGCTCCAGATGGCTGAAACCAAATCGAAAAAGGCCGATATCGTGAGTGTCGCGAAGGCGGCGAAGGTCTCCGCCTCGACGGTATCGCGCTACTTCAATCACCCTGAACTGCTCAAACCCACCACGCGCCGCAGAATCGAGCGGGCGGTTCAGGCACAAGGCTACATCCGCAACCGCGCGGCCCAGACGATCCACGGCATCCGCTCCGGCACCATCGGCGTTTTGGTGCCCACGATCGACCACGCGATCTTCGCGGAAGTGGTGCAGGCCTTCTCGGACACGGTGGCGGAGGAAGGATTCACGATCCTGCTGGCCTCCCACGGGTACGACCAAGACAGCGAATACGCGATCCTGCGCAAATTCCTTGAACACCGCGTGGATGGCGTGGCCCTGACCGGGCTCGATCACAACGAGGCAGTGTTCCAGCTTATCGACAGCCAATCGGTGCCAACCGTGCTGATGTGGAATTATGCCGAGCGGTCCGTGCACCCGTCAGTCGGGGCCAGCAACGAGATGGCCGGGCAGCTGATTGCCAACCATGTACTGTCGCTCGGTCACCGCGATATCGCCTGCATGTTCGCCCCGGTTGCAGGCAATGACCGCGCCAAGGCCCGCCGCGCCGCGATCCTGCATACGCTCAGCGATGCGGGCGTGACGGTGCCGGAGCCGTGGCTCTTGACGACCGTGTACAGCATCGCCGCCTCCAAGCGCGACGCGATCGCGCTGCTGCAATCTGACGAACGGCCAAGCGCGCTGATCTGCGGCAATGATATCCTGGCCACCGGCGCGCTTTATGCAGCGATGACCGTGGGGCTGTCGGTGCCCGAGGACATAACGATTGTCGGGATCGGCGACTTCAAGGGCTCTGCCGAGATCGAGCCGGCGCTCACCACGGTGCGCCTGCCCGCCCGTCGCATCGGGCGCAGCGCGGGCCTGAGCCTCGCGCAGGCAATCAAGGACCCCTCTGCCCCGCGCGCGAATGTGCAATGCGCGCCAGAGCTGGTGGTGCGGAGGTCCTGCCGCCCGCTGTAACCGGGCGACAGGCGCTTTCTACAGGCCCAGCTGATCCGCGATAAGCGCGATGATTGCATCATGAACCGCGGCGCGGTCGGTGCCGTCGGGGTCGGTGCAGACCGGGTCGTCCTCTTCGGCGGCAAGGATCGCCGCCCCGGCGGGCTTGCAGAGCGGCATGGCCGTGAAATGCACGCCGGGCACCAATTGATGCGCCTGCGCCTCTGGCAAGAGCGCGCGCAGGCCGCTCGCATCGAAATCTGTGGCCAGCATCCGGGTCGCCGCATCGCCAAAGCCGATGAGCTGGGTGGGCACCGACAGGCCCGCCACATCCGCAGGCTCCAGCCCCCAAACGAAGCCCGGATCAATTGCCGTGACATGGGTCACCCGCGGGTCCGCGTAGTCGCCGTTCCAGTCTTCCGGTGCGACGCCTTGCAGGTTCACCCGTTCCGACAGGAGCATCTCGCAGGCCTCCATCCGCGCGCCAAAGCGGGTGTAGGCGGCGACGGTGCCCGCATGATTGCCGCGCACCCCGCCCAGCGACAGCGCCGTCCACCCGCCAAAGGAGAAGCCCGCCGCCATCACCCGCGACGTATCAATATGACCGGCGAAATCGGGCTGGGCGAGCAGCGCGTCGAGCGCCGTGGACAGATCCTGTGCCCGGGTCCAATGGTGCACGCCCGCGCCCATGTCGAAATCGCCCCACGTGGAGTTGGGGTGATTCACCGCAAGCACAATCGCCCCGCGCGCTGCCAGCCCCGCGGCAAGCCAGGCCTGCGTGCGGTACATGCCACCCATCCCGTGGCTGAACAGAACCACCGGGTGCGCACCCGGCGCGATCCGGGTGGTGGTGGAGACCTCGACCCCCTGAAAGACCGGGTTCTCGGCCACGATGCGCGTTGTCCCGGAGCCGTCGCCCGGATACCAGATGGCGGTGACGGCCATGGCGTCGTGATGCGGCATGTAGGTCTTGTCGAGCATGAGGCCCGGAGGCGCGGCCAGTGCAGCGCTGGCCGCAAGGCCAAAAGCGGTCGCGAGCAGTGTCAGTCTCATTGGGATCGTCCTTTATGCGAAATGGAAGTGATGCCCCGGATCTGGCACTCGCTGCCCCGCCCGCGCGACCTCGATCCGGTTTTAGGACGTCTCGATCCGGTTTGAGGACTTGCGCGCGCGGCGGCGATCCGAATGATCGGCCCCATGCCAAGTCTCCCTATCCCCATGATCGGCGCGCTGGTGCTGTTTTTCCTGTTTCTGCGCCTGTGGATCACCCAAGGCAGAATCAGCCCCCTGGCGATCCTGATTGCGCTGTGCGCGGCGCAGACTGCGATCATCGCCCTTGCGCAGCACTACCTCGTGCCCGGCACGCGGCTGGTGCAGCCCATCACCGCGACCCTGATCCCGCCCGCCGCCTGGCTGGCCTTTCAGATCACCGCCGTGCGCCCCGCCCGGCGCGCGGACCTGCTGCACGGGCTGGTGCCAGTGACGACGCTGGCCGCGCTGCTGACAGCGCCAGCATTCCTTGATGTGCTGATCCCGGGGCTTTTCGTGGTCTACGGGGCGGCGATCCTGCTGGCCACGATGGCGGGTCCCGATGCGCAGCCGCGCGCGGCGCTGGAAAGCGGCGCGTGGCCTGCGCAGATCTGGCGGATCATCGGGATCGCCCTGATCGCGTCGGCCTTCAGCGATCTGCTGATCATCGCGGCGCAGGCGGCGGGGGCGGGTTATCTTCAGCCGTGGATCATCTCGCTCTACTCGGTCGGCAACCTCATCCTGATTGGCGCGCTCAGCCTGTCGGGTCACCTGCAGTCCGGGCAGGACCGTGGGGACGACCAGCAGGCACCCAGCGCGCCGCCCGATGGCGCACTTTGGGCGCGGGTCGAGCACTACATGGACGCGCAGCGCCCCTATCTCGACCCGGAGCTGACGCTGTCAAAGCTGGCGCGCAGGCTGGGGGTTCCGGCCAAGACGCTGTCCTCGACAATCAATCGCGCCACAGGCGGGAACGTCTCACGCTATGTGAACACCGCCCGGATCGAGGCCGCGCAAGAGGCGCTGCGCTCTGGCGAGACGGTGACCGGCGCGATGCTGTCGTCCGGCTTTTACACAAAGTCCAATTTCAACCGTGAGTTTCTGCGCGTCACCGGCATGACGCCCTCTGCGTGGCGCGACGCGCAGGCGCCGCAAGGCTTGTAGAGCCGCGCCCTTCGCCTTAGCCATGACGATCAGGGCGGCAAGGGAAGAGGGACCATGCGCGAGACCTACCAAGACATCCGCGACGCGATCGCCAGGCTTTGCACGCAGTTTCCCGGGGCCTACTGGCGCGCGCTGGATCGCGAGATGGCCTACCCGACCGAATTTGTCGCGGCGCTGACCGACGCGGGCTGGCTCGCCGCGCTGATCCCCGAAGAGTATGGCGGCGCGGGGCTGCCCTTGTCGGCGGGCGCGGCGATCTTGGAGGAAATCCACGCCTCCGGCGGCAATGCGGGCGCGTGCCACGCGCAGATGTATACGATGGGCACGCTGCTGCG
The nucleotide sequence above comes from Litoreibacter ponti. Encoded proteins:
- a CDS encoding substrate-binding domain-containing protein, whose translation is MAETKSKKADIVSVAKAAKVSASTVSRYFNHPELLKPTTRRRIERAVQAQGYIRNRAAQTIHGIRSGTIGVLVPTIDHAIFAEVVQAFSDTVAEEGFTILLASHGYDQDSEYAILRKFLEHRVDGVALTGLDHNEAVFQLIDSQSVPTVLMWNYAERSVHPSVGASNEMAGQLIANHVLSLGHRDIACMFAPVAGNDRAKARRAAILHTLSDAGVTVPEPWLLTTVYSIAASKRDAIALLQSDERPSALICGNDILATGALYAAMTVGLSVPEDITIVGIGDFKGSAEIEPALTTVRLPARRIGRSAGLSLAQAIKDPSAPRANVQCAPELVVRRSCRPL
- a CDS encoding tripartite tricarboxylate transporter permease, with amino-acid sequence MEFLFYMGDVFTPINFGLLLLGTIGGLILGATPGLSPTMAVALLIPFTFQLEAAQGLILLGAAYTSTVAGGAVSAILLKIPGAPANIATTLDGHTMAQKGEGAKALQISFLASAVGGVFGVLLLIFLTPVLAQWALAFGPSHLFWLAILGVTVIGSLDSKSVVKGLLSGCIGLWLATIGFDDIMGAQRFIFHPALGGGINIIAALIGLFAIPQVITMFAKGRHNDGAEVIKVQKHPVSGAIRELARNKRALGIGTAAGSIIGLIPGVGGQIAGLVAYDQSKKFSPDRDKFGTGHPEGVIAAESANNAMVGPSLVPLLTLSIPGSPTAAVLLGGLLIHGIFPGTDLFDNHPDVAWTFINSMLIGQVLMCLFGLYVAGLAAKVAQVPQSVMAAVVLGLAVFGSYSVQSSMGDVYVMAALGVMMYFLERFGFSAAPLVLGLILGPIAEANFIQGSMIANATDGLAPYFLGGPLNIFLIAVVVASVLYSGYMELRTRRYTSKEEIMA
- a CDS encoding helix-turn-helix domain-containing protein produces the protein MPSLPIPMIGALVLFFLFLRLWITQGRISPLAILIALCAAQTAIIALAQHYLVPGTRLVQPITATLIPPAAWLAFQITAVRPARRADLLHGLVPVTTLAALLTAPAFLDVLIPGLFVVYGAAILLATMAGPDAQPRAALESGAWPAQIWRIIGIALIASAFSDLLIIAAQAAGAGYLQPWIISLYSVGNLILIGALSLSGHLQSGQDRGDDQQAPSAPPDGALWARVEHYMDAQRPYLDPELTLSKLARRLGVPAKTLSSTINRATGGNVSRYVNTARIEAAQEALRSGETVTGAMLSSGFYTKSNFNREFLRVTGMTPSAWRDAQAPQGL
- a CDS encoding tripartite tricarboxylate transporter TctB family protein; this translates as MSAPSLPRLQHIIGSGIVALVGIWVAYISYTQQPSEAFLFPRLISSVFAVLAFWTFGKACLGWTKVGSGISGRQFMNLLPGLVVALVYIFWAAKGFGFYTATTIAFFILLSLYDPAPHTALKSWLKRIAITAVFMAVMYGLFAKLLTVYTPREVFF
- a CDS encoding tripartite tricarboxylate transporter substrate binding protein codes for the protein MKSLFAGAAIALASMTATASADGHANYPERPIMMMVSYGAGGATDFQARIVTMTAGNEDALGMPIAIINKPGAGGRVGWNWLAGQAEADGYTLGAYNIPHFIAQSIKGGVEYSRDSFEPIANWGADPAVLVVGADSEFNTLQDVVDFAKANPGKLTTSGAGLFVGHHIAALQMEKAGDMKMAYIPTQGGGAAAMKAVIAGDVMAGINNLSDAFRAREAGNVKILAVADLERNEFLPDVPTMMEAGLDVDNSSVNFRGVMVPKGTPQGIIDKLAATVPTMFENGRVQGKMKAGGSPMHVMTRDEVLEMWAAREETLKELLAGL
- a CDS encoding alpha/beta hydrolase family protein, yielding MRLTLLATAFGLAASAALAAPPGLMLDKTYMPHHDAMAVTAIWYPGDGSGTTRIVAENPVFQGVEVSTTTRIAPGAHPVVLFSHGMGGMYRTQAWLAAGLAARGAIVLAVNHPNSTWGDFDMGAGVHHWTRAQDLSTALDALLAQPDFAGHIDTSRVMAAGFSFGGWTALSLGGVRGNHAGTVAAYTRFGARMEACEMLLSERVNLQGVAPEDWNGDYADPRVTHVTAIDPGFVWGLEPADVAGLSVPTQLIGFGDAATRMLATDFDASGLRALLPEAQAHQLVPGVHFTAMPLCKPAGAAILAAEEDDPVCTDPDGTDRAAVHDAIIALIADQLGL